One part of the Marmota flaviventris isolate mMarFla1 chromosome 4, mMarFla1.hap1, whole genome shotgun sequence genome encodes these proteins:
- the Fam241b gene encoding protein FAM241B isoform X2, protein MVRILANGEIVQDDDPRVRTTTSQRGSSPRQGFLNRGHGVPPGGTGPRPQQAGARLGAAQSPFNDLNRQLVNMGFPQWHLGNHAVEPVTSILLLFLLMMLGVRGLLLVGLVYLVSHLSQR, encoded by the exons ATGGTGCGGATCTTGGCCAATGGGGAAATTGTTCAGGATGATGACCCCCGAGTGAGGACCACTACCTCGCAGAGAGGTAGCTCTCCTCGGCAG GGCTTTCTCAACAGGGGCCATGGTGTCCCCCCTGGGGGGACCGGCCCCCGCCCACAGCAGGCAGGTGCCAGGCTGGGGGCTGCCCAGTCTCCCTTCAATGACCTCAACCGGCAGCTGGTAAACATGGGCTTCCCCCAGTGGCATCTGGGCAACCATGCGGTGGAGCCGGTGACCTCCATCTTGCTGCTTTTCCTGCTCATGATGCTTGGTGTTCGTGGCCTCTTGCTGGTGGGCCTCGTGTACCTGGTGTCCCACCTGAGCCAGCGGTGA
- the Fam241b gene encoding protein FAM241B isoform X1: MNYRCRPVGTHSSWRMVRILANGEIVQDDDPRVRTTTSQRGSSPRQGFLNRGHGVPPGGTGPRPQQAGARLGAAQSPFNDLNRQLVNMGFPQWHLGNHAVEPVTSILLLFLLMMLGVRGLLLVGLVYLVSHLSQR, translated from the exons ATGAATTACAGGTGCCGCCCAGTAGGGACCCACAGCTCCTGGAGGATGGTGCGGATCTTGGCCAATGGGGAAATTGTTCAGGATGATGACCCCCGAGTGAGGACCACTACCTCGCAGAGAGGTAGCTCTCCTCGGCAG GGCTTTCTCAACAGGGGCCATGGTGTCCCCCCTGGGGGGACCGGCCCCCGCCCACAGCAGGCAGGTGCCAGGCTGGGGGCTGCCCAGTCTCCCTTCAATGACCTCAACCGGCAGCTGGTAAACATGGGCTTCCCCCAGTGGCATCTGGGCAACCATGCGGTGGAGCCGGTGACCTCCATCTTGCTGCTTTTCCTGCTCATGATGCTTGGTGTTCGTGGCCTCTTGCTGGTGGGCCTCGTGTACCTGGTGTCCCACCTGAGCCAGCGGTGA